The Halodesulfovibrio sp. genome contains a region encoding:
- the feoB gene encoding ferrous iron transport protein B, which translates to MSKEIKVALAGNPNSGKTTAFNAITGARQHVGNYPGITVDKKEGFASVGGKKIHLIDLPGTYSLTAYTMEEIVARNVVADQRPDVVVDVLNAGALERNLYLAIQLMEMGAPIVLALNMMDEAVKQGMKIDVEKLSEKLNVPVVETVARTGEGIPTLLEATAKCAAESEGKKWEPLSISYGPDLDPALDKMIALIEKNNLLTDRYPSRWTALKYLESDEEIIQLGRETHPVSAELEAVVQDVAKHLESTLATYPEAVIADYRYGYITSIVRQGVVTRLDAAADRVALSDKIDSIVTQRFLGPIIMLAIMYFIYQVTFTFSETPVGWFESFFGWLGETAEANMQDGLLKSLVISGVIDGVGGVMGFVPLIMFMFLQIAILEDSGYMARVAYMLDRVFRFFGLHGCSVMPFIVSGGIAGGCAVPGVMAARTLRSPKEKLATLITAPFMACGAKLPVFLLFVGVFFEENQAMVMFMLTMAAWACALIVSKILRHTVIKGEATPFVMELPPYRFPTLRGLLIHTWERTWQYIKKAGTVILAISILIWAAMTFPNLPADQVAAFDAQKTVVQEQIDAATASGAPVAELEENLLKIENEEAEATLKNSYAGSIGVALEPVMSPAGFDWRTNIALVGGFAAKEVIVSTLGTAYSLGEVDPEDAAPLAERIAQDPNWTPSVAVAFLLFVLLYAPCFVTVVAIKQEANSWKWAMFSVVFNTALAYAVAVTVVQIGKLL; encoded by the coding sequence ATGTCCAAAGAGATTAAAGTTGCTCTCGCCGGTAACCCGAACTCCGGTAAGACGACTGCTTTTAACGCAATTACTGGTGCTCGCCAGCATGTAGGTAACTATCCGGGTATTACTGTTGATAAAAAAGAAGGTTTTGCTTCTGTTGGTGGCAAAAAAATTCACCTTATCGACCTTCCGGGTACGTACTCCCTTACCGCATATACAATGGAAGAAATTGTTGCGCGTAACGTAGTCGCTGACCAGCGTCCTGATGTTGTTGTAGACGTTCTTAACGCTGGTGCTCTTGAGCGTAACCTTTACCTTGCAATCCAGTTAATGGAAATGGGTGCTCCTATTGTTCTTGCATTGAACATGATGGACGAAGCCGTAAAGCAAGGTATGAAGATTGACGTTGAAAAGCTTTCTGAGAAATTGAATGTTCCGGTTGTAGAAACCGTAGCACGAACAGGCGAAGGCATCCCGACTTTGCTGGAAGCTACCGCTAAGTGCGCTGCTGAAAGTGAAGGCAAAAAGTGGGAGCCGCTTTCCATTTCATACGGTCCAGATCTTGACCCTGCTCTCGATAAGATGATTGCTCTTATCGAAAAAAATAATCTTCTTACAGACCGTTATCCTTCCCGCTGGACTGCTCTGAAATATCTTGAGAGCGATGAAGAAATTATCCAGCTTGGTCGCGAAACCCATCCTGTTTCCGCAGAACTTGAAGCTGTTGTTCAAGATGTAGCTAAACACCTTGAAAGCACTCTTGCTACCTACCCTGAAGCTGTTATTGCTGACTACCGCTACGGGTACATTACTTCTATTGTTCGTCAGGGCGTGGTTACTCGTCTTGATGCAGCGGCAGACCGCGTAGCGCTTTCTGATAAAATCGACAGCATTGTGACCCAGCGTTTCCTTGGTCCAATCATTATGCTGGCGATTATGTACTTCATCTATCAGGTAACATTTACATTCAGTGAAACCCCTGTCGGCTGGTTTGAGTCATTCTTTGGTTGGCTTGGAGAAACAGCAGAAGCCAATATGCAGGATGGTCTGCTTAAATCGCTGGTGATTTCCGGTGTTATCGATGGTGTTGGTGGCGTAATGGGCTTTGTTCCGCTTATTATGTTCATGTTCCTTCAGATCGCAATTCTGGAAGACTCCGGTTACATGGCGCGTGTTGCATACATGCTTGACCGCGTGTTCCGCTTCTTCGGTTTGCATGGCTGTTCTGTAATGCCTTTCATCGTATCCGGTGGTATTGCTGGTGGTTGTGCTGTTCCGGGTGTTATGGCTGCACGTACCCTCAGAAGCCCTAAAGAAAAACTGGCAACTCTCATCACTGCTCCTTTCATGGCATGTGGTGCAAAACTGCCTGTATTCCTTCTTTTTGTGGGTGTTTTCTTTGAAGAAAATCAAGCAATGGTTATGTTCATGCTCACCATGGCTGCATGGGCATGTGCTCTTATTGTTTCAAAAATTCTTCGTCATACAGTTATTAAAGGTGAAGCTACTCCATTCGTAATGGAACTGCCTCCGTACCGTTTCCCTACTCTCCGCGGTTTGCTGATTCATACTTGGGAGCGCACTTGGCAGTACATTAAGAAAGCGGGTACTGTAATTCTCGCTATCTCAATTCTTATCTGGGCAGCAATGACCTTCCCGAATCTCCCAGCAGACCAGGTAGCAGCGTTTGATGCACAGAAAACCGTTGTTCAGGAACAGATTGATGCTGCAACCGCTTCTGGCGCACCTGTAGCTGAACTTGAAGAAAATCTGTTGAAAATTGAAAACGAAGAAGCTGAAGCTACCCTCAAAAATTCCTACGCTGGATCCATTGGTGTTGCACTTGAGCCTGTAATGAGTCCTGCCGGATTTGACTGGCGTACAAACATTGCGTTGGTAGGTGGCTTTGCTGCGAAAGAAGTTATCGTATCTACTCTTGGTACTGCATACTCTCTTGGTGAAGTAGACCCTGAAGATGCTGCACCGCTTGCAGAACGTATTGCACAGGATCCAAACTGGACACCAAGTGTAGCAGTTGCATTCCTTCTTTTTGTACTCCTTTACGCACCGTGTTTCGTAACAGTAGTAGCGATTAAACAGGAAGCAAACTCATGGAAGTGGGCTATGTTCTCTGTGGTATTCAACACTGCTCTTGCTTACGCAGTAGCTGTGACAGTTGTACAAATAGGTAAGCTACTGTAG
- a CDS encoding FeoA family protein, producing the protein MPCCKRKRRRTRMLNSLPTGCKARINALCSEPKLRGRLCAMGLTPGTVVEVCSPCSFKVKNCLLTLGDDVACKLECEPLDNEQIQTNAQVAGSF; encoded by the coding sequence ATGCCATGTTGTAAGCGCAAGCGTAGACGCACACGAATGTTGAATTCTTTGCCTACTGGATGTAAAGCTCGAATAAACGCACTTTGCAGTGAACCTAAATTAAGAGGTCGCTTGTGCGCAATGGGGTTAACTCCTGGCACTGTGGTTGAAGTATGTTCGCCGTGCAGCTTTAAAGTGAAGAATTGTCTGCTCACTTTGGGGGACGACGTTGCTTGCAAGCTGGAATGTGAACCTCTGGACAATGAACAAATTCAAACAAACGCACAGGTCGCTGGAAGTTTCTAG
- a CDS encoding ABC transporter ATP-binding protein, which translates to MQTISSNPLLSVEGLTTVFTTAAHGKLTAVDDVSFSINSGQSLSIVGESGCGKSVTSLSIMRLIPTPPGEISGGKVLFDGQDLLKLSEPEMQRIRGNSISMIFQEPMTSLNPVFKIGEQIAEVLRLHEGLNKKVALDRAVDLLHQVGIPSPAQRAKEFPHQLSGGMRQRVVIAMALACSPRLIIADEPTTALDVTIQGQILDLMHQLAEDTGTALLLITHDLGVVAENADDVVVMYGGRVVEQASTLNLFKKPLHPYTQGLMRSIPAIPEKGSPLQKGMLETIPGVVAPLYAQPKGCRFNERCKHAFTKCKQVEPPLLTPEAGREVRCWLYA; encoded by the coding sequence ATGCAAACGATATCCTCAAATCCACTACTCTCTGTAGAAGGATTAACAACAGTCTTCACCACCGCTGCACACGGCAAGCTTACAGCTGTGGATGATGTCAGTTTTTCTATCAATTCTGGGCAATCGTTGAGTATTGTTGGGGAATCCGGCTGCGGTAAAAGCGTAACTTCACTGTCGATCATGCGACTTATTCCCACTCCTCCCGGTGAAATTAGTGGCGGAAAAGTTCTTTTCGATGGGCAAGATCTGCTGAAACTTTCCGAACCAGAAATGCAGCGTATACGTGGCAATTCCATCTCAATGATCTTTCAGGAGCCTATGACCTCGCTTAATCCAGTTTTCAAAATTGGTGAGCAAATTGCGGAAGTACTACGCCTGCATGAAGGATTAAACAAAAAAGTAGCGCTGGACAGAGCGGTTGATCTTTTGCATCAAGTCGGCATCCCGTCTCCGGCTCAACGCGCAAAAGAATTTCCACACCAGCTTAGCGGCGGCATGCGCCAACGTGTTGTTATAGCTATGGCTCTTGCTTGTTCACCGCGTTTAATAATCGCAGATGAACCCACAACCGCACTTGATGTAACCATACAGGGACAAATTTTAGATTTAATGCATCAGCTCGCCGAAGATACTGGCACTGCCCTGCTTTTGATAACGCACGACCTTGGCGTAGTAGCAGAAAATGCTGATGACGTTGTCGTTATGTACGGTGGACGAGTAGTAGAACAAGCAAGCACGCTCAACCTTTTTAAAAAGCCGTTGCACCCGTATACACAAGGACTTATGCGCTCTATTCCTGCTATCCCGGAAAAAGGTTCTCCGCTTCAAAAAGGCATGCTTGAAACCATCCCCGGAGTAGTCGCCCCGCTGTATGCACAGCCGAAAGGCTGCCGCTTTAACGAACGATGCAAACACGCTTTTACCAAATGTAAACAAGTTGAACCACCATTGCTTACACCAGAAGCTGGTCGCGAAGTTCGCTGCTGGCTCTATGCATAA
- a CDS encoding FeoA family protein yields the protein MSNPIPMRELKVGEKAKVVAITAIGELGRRIRDMGLVPGAELEVVGRAPLQDPVALRLTGFTLSLRNNEADYIAVERS from the coding sequence ATGTCAAACCCAATACCAATGCGGGAATTAAAAGTAGGGGAAAAGGCTAAGGTCGTTGCAATTACGGCTATTGGCGAGCTTGGTCGTCGTATTCGAGATATGGGACTTGTTCCCGGTGCTGAGCTTGAAGTTGTAGGGCGTGCTCCATTGCAAGACCCTGTAGCGCTGCGACTTACCGGTTTTACTCTTTCGCTGCGAAATAACGAAGCTGATTACATCGCTGTTGAACGTAGCTAA
- a CDS encoding FeoB-associated Cys-rich membrane protein, which produces MDAIIVAVIIAVAAGYLVRRYMKKGTSGGCGCGSDCGGCSSSNKSSSHNSTSSCGCSIDKEQ; this is translated from the coding sequence ATGGATGCTATTATTGTTGCGGTAATTATTGCTGTAGCGGCTGGTTATCTTGTGCGTCGATATATGAAAAAAGGTACATCCGGCGGCTGTGGTTGTGGAAGTGATTGCGGTGGGTGTAGTTCTTCAAATAAATCATCTTCGCACAATTCAACATCAAGCTGCGGTTGCTCTATAGATAAAGAGCAATAG
- a CDS encoding DUF642 domain-containing protein, with protein sequence EANSSNHVGGKYGGKNTIDGEGGDDVIDLSGVKSGSITVNAGADNDTMIAGGAKETFNGGSGDDVVSYRNSKAVTVDLVGKNKGKGDAEGDSYDSIERIEGSSKNDTFIVDAGDSRTLSGGSGNDTVNFRHSDHGVKLNVDGHFGEKGSALNGSLEGFESFIGSKHADSLTLGANWKHVATGKGNDSVTLGTTAAVNMTIATGRGADTIDLSNASGGHVVVKAGHGHDTIFAGGAKETFRGGRGHDTVSYEKSGEAVTVDLVGSNNEGSGNAVGDKYRSIEEIKGTDHNDTFIIGAGDTRTLDGGKGDGDVADFSQSKAAVQVNADGSFGKVGSTTQDGHLKGFEKIVGSSADNDMLEIGGEGPFIVTIKMINGVESFVVTDASGNIVAQASDFENVRFTESENVTVIGEGTASGVTVFTASNKQVDVHVQAADNSDLIVTAGEQSDTIHLSRGSESTAHVTVNAGAGDDTMYAGAAREIFNGGAGDNDLVSYHESSAVTVDLVGNNGKGAAAGDSYNSIETIEGSTQNDTFIVGAGDTRTLNGGAGDNDVADFSQSTSGVAVNVDNSFGSKGGTVAEGHLENFESLVGSDSADSLTLNGDWKNVSTGKGDDSVVLGTTAAVDMSIATGEGEDKIDLRNASSGSITVEAGKDNDEIFAGTATETIKGGDGSDTVSYESSDAQVNVDLSDGQKESGGSAEGDTLDSIENVVGSDYNDILTGNGANNRLEGGAGDDTLTGGAGNNHLYGGEGNDTFIGGAGADSFDGGDARDATITTDGIDTVSYENSHAGVTADLSDSSRNTGDAAGDTYTRIENLTGSSHADKLIGDDNANQIDGGAGSDIIRGGAGDDILNGGDAAVENSELINNGDFSNWVPVNGVRVPDGWQIPSGRIDGYGHEYVEVQSKDPSSDYGTSLSQSIHTVEGQQYTLTFTVRNDSNWKGQDNELSVHIANALGSKLTNGSYTTSSTSSSDWTTHTVTFIAGAGTSTEITFDQVGASTGNAEHWGIYLDNVSVVPGVDDTIYGGAGNDTIHGNSGNDVLYGGADNDILHGDEGNDILTGGTGTNTLYGGEGNDTFIGGAGEDTFYGGSTNDATITTDGIDTVSYEKSNAGVTADLSDSRNNEGDAANDSYVSIENLIGSKHADTLIGDGGNNQIDGGAGSDIIKGGVGNDVLYGGDNDHDSSLSNLVNNGELDGTAGWQVSGDVESKDGHLDIGTGFWGNDDGAIQQSFATEAGGSYTIKFDAWNGSDDGHDGIKVDIIDSNGNVIRTEVLEHADITGEGNYESFTFTAVDGNTTVKFYQDTDVDGVTFGDGHVGSWDHGINLDNISVVKADGDHLFGGEGNDTLNGGAGDHDILNGGTGDDTFLFTGEDFGVSGQTTFIQDFGNGSDTLSFTDVISGQGTETLDITGFSTANGDTTITVTASQAGSSDHLTHTIVLEDYTDQNQAYFESLIKAGS encoded by the coding sequence TGATAGCCGCACGCTTTCAGGTGGCAGTGGCAACGACACTGTTAACTTCAGGCATTCTGACCATGGCGTTAAACTGAATGTTGATGGGCATTTTGGTGAAAAAGGTTCTGCTCTTAACGGTAGCCTTGAAGGTTTCGAGTCATTTATTGGGTCAAAGCATGCAGACTCCCTTACTCTTGGTGCAAACTGGAAACATGTTGCAACTGGTAAGGGCAATGACTCTGTCACATTAGGTACAACAGCTGCTGTTAACATGACCATTGCAACAGGGCGTGGCGCGGATACTATTGATCTGAGCAATGCAAGCGGTGGACATGTTGTAGTTAAAGCAGGTCATGGGCATGACACTATCTTTGCAGGTGGCGCTAAGGAGACCTTTAGAGGCGGACGCGGACACGATACTGTCAGCTATGAAAAATCTGGTGAAGCGGTCACTGTTGATCTCGTAGGAAGCAATAACGAAGGTTCAGGTAATGCCGTTGGTGATAAGTACCGCTCAATTGAAGAGATTAAAGGTACAGATCACAACGATACTTTCATAATAGGTGCAGGTGATACCCGTACTCTTGATGGCGGTAAAGGCGATGGTGATGTCGCAGACTTCAGCCAGTCTAAAGCTGCTGTGCAAGTCAATGCAGATGGTAGTTTTGGAAAAGTAGGCAGCACAACGCAAGACGGTCACCTTAAAGGTTTTGAAAAAATTGTTGGCTCTAGCGCCGATAATGACATGCTCGAAATCGGCGGTGAAGGACCGTTCATAGTCACTATTAAGATGATTAATGGTGTGGAGTCCTTTGTTGTGACAGATGCTTCAGGAAACATTGTTGCACAAGCATCCGATTTCGAGAACGTACGCTTTACCGAGTCTGAAAATGTTACAGTGATCGGCGAAGGAACAGCCTCCGGCGTTACTGTATTTACTGCAAGCAACAAGCAGGTTGATGTCCATGTTCAGGCAGCTGATAATAGTGATTTGATTGTAACAGCTGGTGAGCAATCTGATACTATTCATCTCTCCCGCGGCTCTGAAAGCACTGCTCACGTTACGGTTAACGCTGGTGCCGGAGATGATACAATGTACGCAGGCGCAGCTCGTGAAATCTTCAATGGCGGTGCTGGCGATAACGATCTGGTGAGCTACCATGAATCGTCGGCTGTAACTGTTGATCTTGTCGGCAACAACGGTAAAGGCGCTGCTGCTGGTGATTCCTACAATTCAATTGAGACGATTGAAGGAAGCACACAAAACGATACTTTCATCGTTGGGGCAGGTGATACCCGTACTCTTAATGGCGGTGCAGGTGATAACGATGTGGCTGACTTTAGCCAATCCACCAGCGGTGTTGCCGTGAACGTTGATAACAGTTTCGGCTCGAAAGGTGGCACTGTTGCAGAAGGGCATCTCGAAAACTTTGAATCACTTGTAGGTTCCGACTCTGCCGACTCACTGACATTGAATGGCGACTGGAAAAATGTTTCGACTGGCAAAGGTGATGATTCTGTTGTTCTGGGAACAACTGCTGCTGTGGACATGAGTATTGCAACTGGTGAAGGCGAGGATAAAATTGATCTTCGCAACGCTAGTTCAGGCTCAATAACTGTTGAAGCTGGCAAAGATAACGATGAAATTTTTGCTGGCACCGCCACGGAGACGATTAAAGGCGGCGACGGTTCTGATACCGTGAGTTACGAATCTTCTGATGCACAAGTCAACGTTGATTTGTCTGATGGTCAAAAAGAATCAGGCGGTAGCGCTGAAGGCGATACTCTCGATAGCATAGAAAATGTGGTTGGCAGTGACTACAACGATATTCTTACCGGTAATGGAGCTAATAACCGCTTAGAAGGCGGAGCTGGAGACGATACTCTCACTGGCGGAGCTGGAAACAACCACCTCTATGGTGGCGAAGGCAACGACACCTTTATCGGCGGTGCTGGTGCAGACTCCTTTGATGGTGGAGATGCAAGAGATGCAACCATAACAACTGATGGTATCGATACTGTCTCGTATGAAAATTCTCATGCTGGTGTAACTGCTGATTTGTCTGATTCCAGTAGAAATACTGGTGATGCAGCAGGGGATACCTACACAAGGATCGAGAACCTTACCGGTTCAAGTCATGCTGACAAGTTAATCGGTGATGATAATGCAAACCAGATTGACGGTGGCGCTGGTTCCGACATTATTAGAGGTGGCGCTGGTGATGATATTCTCAACGGCGGCGATGCTGCGGTTGAAAATTCTGAACTGATTAATAACGGCGACTTCTCAAATTGGGTTCCTGTTAATGGTGTTCGGGTTCCTGATGGCTGGCAAATTCCTAGTGGTAGAATTGACGGGTACGGACATGAATATGTTGAAGTCCAGTCAAAAGATCCTTCAAGTGACTATGGAACTTCTTTGTCACAAAGCATCCATACCGTCGAAGGTCAGCAATATACTTTGACATTTACTGTGCGGAATGATTCTAACTGGAAAGGGCAGGACAATGAGCTTAGCGTTCATATTGCAAATGCACTTGGTTCCAAATTGACGAACGGAAGCTACACGACATCGTCTACGTCATCTTCGGATTGGACAACGCATACAGTTACATTCATTGCAGGTGCCGGAACAAGTACAGAGATTACGTTCGATCAGGTCGGTGCCAGCACTGGTAATGCAGAGCATTGGGGCATCTACCTTGATAATGTTTCTGTTGTGCCGGGAGTAGATGATACTATTTATGGCGGCGCAGGTAATGACACCATTCATGGTAACTCTGGAAATGATGTTTTATACGGTGGTGCTGATAACGATATCCTTCATGGTGATGAAGGTAACGATATCCTTACAGGTGGTACAGGAACTAACACACTGTACGGCGGTGAAGGTAATGACACCTTTATTGGTGGCGCTGGTGAAGATACCTTCTATGGTGGTAGCACCAATGATGCAACCATAACAACTGATGGTATCGACACTGTCTCGTATGAAAAATCTAATGCTGGCGTAACCGCTGATTTGTCTGATTCTCGCAATAATGAAGGTGATGCCGCAAACGATTCGTATGTAAGCATTGAGAATCTTATTGGTTCAAAGCATGCTGATACGTTGATCGGTGATGGTGGTAACAACCAGATTGACGGCGGCGCTGGGTCCGACATCATTAAAGGCGGTGTTGGAAATGATGTGCTGTATGGCGGCGACAATGACCATGACAGTAGTTTGTCTAACCTCGTAAATAATGGTGAGCTTGATGGCACTGCGGGGTGGCAGGTTTCTGGTGATGTAGAATCAAAAGATGGTCACCTAGATATTGGTACTGGATTTTGGGGCAATGATGACGGAGCAATCCAGCAATCTTTCGCAACAGAAGCTGGCGGCAGTTATACAATTAAATTTGATGCTTGGAATGGCAGTGATGATGGACATGATGGCATTAAGGTCGATATTATTGACAGTAATGGCAATGTGATACGTACTGAAGTGCTTGAACATGCTGATATTACAGGTGAAGGAAATTATGAGTCTTTCACTTTTACAGCTGTTGATGGAAATACAACAGTGAAATTCTATCAGGATACTGATGTTGATGGGGTTACCTTTGGAGATGGTCATGTTGGCTCATGGGATCATGGCATCAACCTTGATAACATCTCTGTAGTAAAAGCAGATGGTGACCACCTGTTTGGTGGTGAAGGTAATGATACCTTGAATGGTGGTGCTGGCGATCATGATATTCTGAATGGTGGCACTGGCGATGATACTTTCCTCTTTACTGGTGAGGACTTTGGAGTATCAGGTCAGACAACCTTTATTCAGGATTTCGGAAACGGAAGTGATACACTGAGCTTTACCGATGTGATTTCTGGGCAAGGCACTGAGACATTAGACATTACTGGTTTCAGCACTGCGAATGGTGACACCACAATCACAGTGACAGCCTCTCAGGCAGGTTCATCAGATCATTTGACACACACTATCGTTCTTGAAGATTACACCGATCAGAATCAGGCTTACTTCGAAAGCTTAATTAAAGCTGGTAGCTAG